AGATTAGAAAGGTCCAGAATCTTGGGACTCTCATTCTTTGTAAGCATATCTTCTGCATCTTTTCCCATTGTAGATGTACTCGGAGCAGAAGAGTTCACACCATTTCtagaatttgtttccaaattttcgGGAGATGTGGAGAAAAATTGCAAATTTGAGGGAGGTGAAGCACCTGGGCCCATTACAATATCATTTTTTGGGGAAAAATCCCTATCGGAAGTATAGTTTGATACTTGTAGTTCGAACTCTGGAGGATTCTCTTGCTTCAAGCTATTATCTTCAATTACCCCAAGAACTTTTGTATTGTTGTTAAATTCCAAGAAATCGTTGGAAGGAAACTCATCTTCGGGATCTAGATCATCATCCAAGGTATcaccaaatttttttatgttctcAGGCTCAGAATCACCTTTGTCATTCGAGACTCTACTGACTATTTCATCAGAGACTTCTGTATCAGTAGATACCAAATCAGCCACATTTACATTGGCTGCATCCAAGACACTATGATAAGTCGAGTTTCTCGAACTATTGTGGTAAATGAATGAATCCTGTCCTACTTCAATTTTTCCTGCAGAAAATAAAGATGATAAACTTTTGAAGTCTTGAAGCTCGAAAAGTTGAGCAAACAAAACCAATGCAAAAGTCACTCCCGCCATCAACAACACACTCTTGACCCTGACCAGGGACATGTACCCAAACTCAATTCCCATGCTAACAGCTCAGATTGATTGGAAACCTAAAACGTTGTCATGAAATTCTGCAGACAAAAATTCAACATGTCAGTAGAAAAAGATTGTCATTATTGCACACAGGATTATCCAATTTGAAATCATCGGGTACCGAGGAAGTGTCTAATAAAGGCTTCGAAGAAATTTTCCTCCATTTATGCTTCTTTTCTAAAAGAAAATTTAAGCAAAATCATTGACGATCATGTTACAAAAGACCTAACTTTGAGGTTTAACTTGAGCAGAAAACAAAGGGGATTTAAGgcttaaaaatcaaaatcatccACTGATCCTGAACGGTCTTCGCGCTTTTAACCTTTCTCCGGTGATCAAGCAATTAAACAACCTAAATaacaagaaaaaattaaataaaatcagcAAAAAGATCTTAATCATCTTCCCAGTTCCACAATTGGCACAACCATACAAACATAAACAGACACCTAAAATTCAAGAAATCACGAAAAAAATTCCCTCtttacataaaacaaaacactCTATGTTTAACGAAACAAACCATGAAAAGAAATCAGTATCTTCAAACTAAACAAAATCGACAACAAATTCAAAGAAAATTATTCTGCATATGGTAGAAAGCTTACTAGGTACCAGAGGCCAAAAAATCGACCCCGATGCAAGAAATTATTCGCTGAGTATTTGAACTCCAATAATTGAAAGCCAAAAGGGATATATAGCTCAAACTCCATGAAAAATTCAAATGCTTGCAGAACCAAATACCAGAAAGGAAAAGACAGCACGGACTAAAAGGTGCTCTACTTAGACACGCAATTACACTactattaattataattaattaaggcTGTAATAATATAATACAGGCAATAATTGAGAGACCATAGACATCAAACATTTGATGATTCCAGAGAAATTTTGTGAACTTTGTTTCCCATTCAGGACATTATGATCGGTTAATCCTGGGGGTCTTGAAAGTAAACGAGAGCGGtccgaatttttatttttttaatttttttaatttttgagtaAGGGCTGTGGGAATTTTAAATTGCTTTGGATGAAATCTTGTCTTTCGTTTTTCTCTCTTTCAAAAATTGTctaattgattaaaaaaaaaagagagtctTGTTGTTCATATTTATTTCGTGTGTTGAATTCTTTTTACATTACCGAGCAGTAATTTTTTGTCCTACTTACAATTTTTTTCCTGTCATGGATACATTTAATAAATCGTAATTTTGTTATTAAGAATTATGAATTCAAATGCGATAATATATAcagtaatataataaaaaaaggaTAATCGATGCTCGTATAGATTTTGAGTTTAATGAATAGATAAATGTTTGATCAATTATTAGAAGCTCATTTCTATCTACCAACATTTTTTCGTGCGATCTTGTCTTGTCCAATAAAGTTTACCTTACTAACTTAATTTACAAACCATTGTGTTAATTCGAATGTTTACTCGTTGCATATAAAAAGTTAACGGATTCTAAcgtcataaaaaataaaatataagggAATCTGCTACTCTCCATTAGGTCTGCCGATAGCATATGACCAACCATTTGaataatgtaaattttaaagtacAAGCTACCAATGGCTTCAATAAATTTCTCAATATATATATTCCTCACCAACCAAATTATTCAAATGGCTTTATAATCCAAGAAAATCCACATCATGTTCTACGGACAGGATAAAAAATCCCACTTCATTTTTCTCACAAGAAAGTACAGGtatgatatatatacatacagcAGGGAGACAAAATACCCTGTAACTCTCTAACTACCTCGGATAATAATCCTAAATATTGGTTGGCACATGTGCAGATGTAGCTGTCGTTCATTTACAACGTAGAACAAGTACTCATTCCACCAAACAAGTTCTCATTTCACCTAACATGTGCCTTTCAGTGTATCCAACCAAGGCTTGATCACCGAAAGCACAGATGTGTTGCTCAAAAGTTGCGTGTTTCTAGCAAGGAATACTTCGCTTGAAGAAGAAGGATCTTTGAGACAATGGTGGTATTCTTGTTCAGCCAGGTCTCATCTGGAACACTCTAGTGTGCCATATAGAATGAAGTATCATATGGAAGATGTCATACTTGATGGGCGTTTCATGCCAAAGAAAATGTGTCTGTACTTGCTTAACCCTTCGCTGCATCTCAATATATCTCTTTTCGGGGATTGAGAGGAGTATTTTCTTAAGATTTGGAATATCCTTCTCCAAAATGAAAACGGCAAATGACTCCCAATTCAAAGTCTCGAAAAATGGAGGGACATAATTGTCGGATATGATCACCGGAACACACTCATAGAAGATGGCCTCCACAACTCGGGGGGTGTAGGCTTCATAGCCTTTAGCGCTTATGCAGTACTTGCTGCTCTTCATATACTTGGAATAGCTCATTTGACCCTTTACCTTGTCTAGCTTACCGGAAATCTTCATGTCAGGATCTTTGTTTTCCCAGTGACTTAACAAAATGGGACGGAGATAACCATGCATTTTCCCGGCAAAGAACGCAAGGATATGTCTCTCGGAAGGAGGTTTACCTCCGAGATCTTTAAGAGGATTCTCAGACACGCGCACATTGGTTTCAGGTAAGGAGACGTCTTTTCCAAATTGGAATCTTCCTTTGGCATCAGCATTGCACAAAGCTCTAATGCAGTTGGCCATGATCCTGCTTGTCTCAAAGGGTGCCTGAAAGAATAAAGCTAAAaattgatatacataattattcacgTGAATGTACTGGATAATTACTTATTGTTGAGTTTTAAAGAGTATGTACATAAGTGATTCCACAAATGTTCATGTGAGCAGTAACCGTACAGAATTTGTTCCCAGTTATTGTTCACGTGAACAAGCTGATTGTCAGTCTATCAGGATCGCATGTTAAAGTCCATGGTCAATTTACTACTTGTCTGATCTTTGTTTTGAAAATACAAGTTCTTCGATGGAAGGTGAAACATTAGGCCTATACCTGCATACTCTCTATCTCTTTGGTCATGAATACAACATCCTTCAAGATTATTCTTCAAAAAATTTGTGTGTTTCAGGTTGTGACACTCGAATATAGATTTTCATGTTCAACTCGAGAGGGAGTGGTCGATCAACGTAAATCTGTCATATTGTCAAGTGTCTCTCTCCATTGTACTcatactaatttaaaatttcaCATGCAATAATTCTGATACTTGGGAAACAAAGTAACTATGATGCTAATTCAGTAAAACATATTTTATAGAATATACAGGAGAATTACCCAGTCATGGCAGGCTACAAGAAAATGGTCGGCTCCATCGGTTCTATTCCAAAAACGATACGTTGTTGTGATATTCTGGAGGTAGCTACTCAAATATTGAACCAGGTTCTTCGAACTGTGAGAATCGGGTACATATAAAGCCTTTTCTAACATCCATGAGCTAAAAGGCAAGTAAAATAAATGGGCTCGATCTGCGTTTTTAGTAACAAAATGCTTGTTTTCTTCCAGCTGCTTCATGAACCATCCTTCAGAGGCATATATTCCAGTAAGCGCTGGTTGGTGGAATATAGGCTGTTCTCCTTCAGTATAaatgtaaattttgagagtCTTCTCCATCAGTTCATAGCTCCTGTAAATGATGATTCAGACTTTTTTTTAACCAAAATAATCAGGAAACTCACACAAAATTAACTGGTTACAAAATAGAATCTAGTCCCacgataaaatatcaatataaattaaatcatccaagaaaatgagaaaaaaatggAATTACCGTTCgttttatatatataccttAAAAAGGCAGAATAATTGCGATACACATGAGGGTCCCCTTTCCTGATTTGTGCGTTTTCAATCTGTGTTTTTGCTTTATGTAACTGCTGGTCCACCTCGGAAGGCCAGTGTGGTTTCTGAAAACAAATATATCAAGCAAAAGAGCGATAAAAGATTAATAAATGAATGATGGTAGTCCGTGGAATCTTGTTCACAGAGATTGCTCAGATTTTCAAGACTGCACATACCATGGGCAGATAAACTACATAGCTTTGAAGTAACATGTCG
The Primulina tabacum isolate GXHZ01 chromosome 9, ASM2559414v2, whole genome shotgun sequence DNA segment above includes these coding regions:
- the LOC142555493 gene encoding putative glycosyltransferase At3g07620, which translates into the protein MDARRLLWLMALAFSVVLLVQYFELPYGYLSYLLSFGKSQVAYRGNLPTRGSSSEFKSVENQALLSGSNSSTMSMVREDLNAEKFTSGNDADGKHNLSADINNYSNETSGVYTSPGDGSPSEDFLKMNEPKVDVIPIQNKTLALEKSRDYSYDLPVSNHTKSNSSLNHLLSGNVIPPSAPSSYSAAPFKSPESVGANQSTNIKSIDPDTSSMGKDAPKLYVKTDNAGLTLNNLSSSIFSSSIKKERLKGPPAKVLPISAMNDMLLQSYVVYLPMKPHWPSEVDQQLHKAKTQIENAQIRKGDPHVYRNYSAFLRSYELMEKTLKIYIYTEGEQPIFHQPALTGIYASEGWFMKQLEENKHFVTKNADRAHLFYLPFSSWMLEKALYVPDSHSSKNLVQYLSSYLQNITTTYRFWNRTDGADHFLVACHDWAPFETSRIMANCIRALCNADAKGRFQFGKDVSLPETNVRVSENPLKDLGGKPPSERHILAFFAGKMHGYLRPILLSHWENKDPDMKISGKLDKVKGQMSYSKYMKSSKYCISAKGYEAYTPRVVEAIFYECVPVIISDNYVPPFFETLNWESFAVFILEKDIPNLKKILLSIPEKRYIEMQRRVKQVQTHFLWHETPIKYDIFHMILHSIWHTRVFQMRPG